The Gossypium hirsutum isolate 1008001.06 chromosome D02, Gossypium_hirsutum_v2.1, whole genome shotgun sequence region GATTTATTATTGTTTACATCTCACCGTGTGGTTTTTCTTTTCAGAACTATTCTAGATGGGTTTTGGATATATTTcgattattaatttaattatattttgtaatacttgatttaattataaattatttggatattattatttgtaattgtaATTATACTTATAGctttaaaaaactataaaaatatttttcccatTATTTTCGTTTTCCATTTTCCCTCCAGCATTGGAAAAACCTCAATTAACGAATAAAATACACCAAAAGTCCCTATACTCTTTGAACATTTGGAATTTAATCCTTACAtttttatttctaggaatttagtcTTAACGATGTTAAAATTATcttgttaaatttagattttaatatagttggacatgaattttaaaatatgaaaaatagagagactaaattttcgaaaataagaatataaaaattaaattctaaattttgagaaaatacaAACACCTGTGACAAATTTTAAATCAGATTAATGTTTTTGTTAACTTTGATATTTTAAACAAGGTTAATAATACAAttttgtaacatgtgattaatgtTTATGTtaactttgatattttatttgttatttttgatgtcaaatttgatcaactcattttcattttctttttatattttaatgagAAAAAAATGAACCTACTAGTGTAACCATTTTAACTAGggataataatttaatatatattttttttaattttaacttctCATTAGACATATCAAATGctgaaaattgataaaaattaatatcaaatctatgaaacataatttattttttgaaaaaaaatatttaattactcgACCCATCACAGATGgataccaaaaataaataaaaaaaaccttaatcAATGTTTTAAAAACCGAAAAAAAATGGATACCCATCAAATATTAACCAATGATTTTTAATTGAATAGATAGTTAAGTCAATTAGATCACCGATTTTCAATTTAACTGTTTAAATCGatataatcatcaatataataataattaattaattaattaatatcataaaaaaaaaacaataaaccgATTCAACCATAAGTTTAtcttgatttttgattttttatcaattccaaatggttcactCATAACTACTTCAATACTTTTGTATGGAACAATATAATGATTAATTCTTTGATCCAACAAATCAATCCAATTCGATTCCAAGAACACCGAAAAGCTAGTTTACCAAATAATTGAAACAATTGGGTATCAGTAAAATATAATGGAAAGTCACGTACTAAGAGAACTCAAAAAGTAGACAAACTAATccttataagttaaattaaagaacaaattcatctttttattaaaaattttattcatttctacgGTTAAAAACTAATCCCGTATATCAGCACAAAATACACATGGCACATCACATGTCATTATATAGTTATTATGTCGGTATAAATGGATGATACCAATTTACTCTTTGGTATAATATACAATGACtattttgctcattttttaaataGAGGGAGCAAAATGCAATTTAACTCCTAATTCATAGTACTTttactatatataatttggtaacTCAAGTCCAACCTTGTTAACTTTAAATTAAATGCAGAacgattttttttatagaaaattctccaacataataataacaaaaccTCTTCTcaaacacaaaatcaaaattgtAAAATAACATATTAATAAAGTTGTAAAAACAAGTCCAAAAGATACAAAAACAAAATCCAGCTACAAAACTTATGTAATCTGAATATCAAGCTAAAGCAGCAATCAAAACCAATCCTACTTAAATAATGAATAACTTGTTAAAACTTCCATACCTCACCACTCTTAAGAAGCACTAGGAACGGCAGCTGCAGCAGCGTACATGCTAGGACCCGGACTTGGTGGAGTTGCACCGTAACCGTAACCATAACCACCATAGCCTTGCCGTCGATAATAACCTCCATTCCACTGGTTTCCAGAATCAGCTCTCCGCTGTCAAAACCGGTTTTAAGTAAGCTTTGGTGCACTGCAATGTCTCATGCTATACTATTTGTGAAAGGATGTGCATGATATAACGTAACTTTATTCTATTTCGATTCTCTGACAGCAGATGCCTCTTATACCTAGGCTTGGACCAGGTTTGACCTCGGAAATATAAATCGTCCAAGCATTATGCAATGAGCAAGGCAGAATTAGGCTATTTAAGACGGTTGCCTACGAAGAATAACTATTTCGGCATAAATTTACCTGTTTGTTTCCAATACTTCGACCCCAAGAAAGTCGGACGGTCTGCTTGCCTATGGTTGTTCCGTTCAAGCTCTGGATTGCTTCCTCAGCGTCCTTCCTATAAGCAAACACATTACATTACAACAGGCATCATGATTAAATAACGATATTAATCATGATACCAACTGACAGAAACCTATGACTCTGCATGCAATTTCGGAATATGTCTGTTGATATTTGTGAATGTACCATTACCGATTGAGCTCCAAATAAGAATACTTATCGATAGTACTACAATGTGGTGAAGTACATATAGGAAGCAGTCACCTGTTTGCAAATAGCACAAACCCACATCCTTTTCCAGGCGGTATTTTCACAGAGATGATCTCACCAAACTGGGAAAAGGGTTGTCTAAGATCATCATCACTAACATCCGAGTCAAGTCCTCCAACAAAAATCTGCAAGAAACAAAATATTGTGGTCAATTTGTAAAATATAGTGGTGAGATAGAACGAATGGAGGGAGAAGGACTCACAGTAGCATTGTTCGAGTCATTATGAGAATGAAGACCTTGTTCCACAGCACCATTCGATGCTTGTCTACCTGCCAATACCAAACCcaataataaggataatatagaTATAATGATTCAATTTACAATTGGTACTGAGCTTTAAGACACAAAATTGATACAAAGAACAAAAAATCACAATATGATTCCACTTAAATGCTCAATAAGGCCACCCGGGTATCAATCATCTCACCATTACCCTTATGGTGTCATATAGAACCCGGAAAGGACCCTATATTTTCACCCATTACAATTTTATGTGACGGGAAACATTTGGACTAACTCAGTAAGGATAAAATATTAGGTTACCTTGTGAGTAATACTGTTGCTGATATCCAAATGCTTTCTTGGGAGTGGCAACACTAATCCTCATTGGTCTACTCGAGCAATACACTCCATTCATTTCAGTCATGGCCCTCGACCTTTCATTTTCATCACCGAATCGAACGAAACCATAACCTTTCGAACGACCGGTATTCGAATCGATAACAACTTTTGCTCCTTTGACCGATTGAAATTTACTAGAAAAGGTTTCATGCAACACCGTATCAGTTACATCGGCAGCCAAATCTCCTACGAATATAGACAGATCAGAGCCAGCATCAGATCGTCTTTCGTTCACACCGAACGAGGCCCAGTTCAGATGGAAAGGCTGCTCTGTATTTGGCATCAGAGAACCATTACAGCTCTGTAAAACCTTTTCAGCCGTTGCTCGAGAGCTAAACTCCACGAATCCGTACCCTTCAGACTGTCCGGTTTGCTTATTTCGTATGATTTTTATAGACGAAACCTGGGTTTTCAAATACCAAATGTTAAACAAACGATGATGACAAAAACAATATATTTACTTAAAACTCACAAGAAATTATTGTCTGcataatcaaataattttttttttaaaagtactgCAAAATATAGTAGGTAAAAGTACCAAGGAGGCCCTTACACTATAAGTCAGATTACATTTgccccctctactcaaaaaatgggtgaattagtccatgtacattagatcaaagagcaaactagtcctATTAAAacattcatccatttttattgttaaaaactggtccCTGTAACATGAGTTACACATGGCATGCTACATGTCATTTACCCCAGTTTTTAACTGAAAAAATGGATGAAGTTTCTAATAGAAAAGACCAGTTTCCTCTTTGACCTGAgatacaaggactaatttgccattttttttagtaaaaggggcaaaatacaatttaacaTGGTACTTTTACCCAAAAAGTATGATGAGTAAACAATTAGCTAATCTAGCAAGAAACCATAACTTTTACACTAAATCCAGAATCCAAAACAAATGGTATTCAATTTCAAGTCTTCATCAAAAGATCTTGTATATTGAACAAAAGGGTCTCAATTTCTCAAAGAATTAGTTCATTTTCAAGCAAGATTTGATTTCATCATCTAAAACCTCATAGCTAAAAACTCTACAACAAATTGAAAAAACCAATAAGAACCCTTAAATCTATCACTTCAAGCTATTACAATAATGGGTTTTTTGTTTTTACCTCGCCAGATTGAGAGAAGAAACTATGAAGATAAGTTTCATCCATCCAATGAAGAAGGTCACCAACCCAGATCGTTTTAACCTCATCTGAATTAGATCCTTGTTGTTGTTTATGCAACTGTTGTTGTTGATACTGTTGTTGATAATGAAAATGAGGGTTATTATAAGCCATGTAATGATGAGGAGGATACATCATCATCATCTGTTGTTGTTGCATCATTGCCATAGCAGCCGCCGGGTATTGCATAGCTCCCATCCATTGGTTCGGCATCCATTGAGGCTGCTGTGGCTGCGGCGGCGGTGGGGGCTGCTGTTTTTGGTGCTTTGAGCTCAGATCAGAACCGTTGGTTGACTGCATCTTGATTTAAAGAACAGGGTGATCTGAGACTCTGggtgtttttttcttttcgatCGAAAAGAAAGAGAGGGGAGAAAAGGGTAAGGGAATGTGAGGGTTTATAAAGGGAGGCGGTGGATCTGAGTTTGGGGTTAAAAAAAGAATGGTGACTGGTGTAGTAGGCCTCGGTTACAACTTTGGTGGGTGCTTGTTTGGCGTGTTTTGCTGGCTGCCGACAGGGAACCACTGAGTCGTCGTGTTGTGGGGTTGATATGATGACGTGGACGGTGTAGCCGCCACCGGCGGTCTCTATCACCTTCCTGTTTTGGGGTTTTAGTTACCTTAAGATAGGTCGGATCTGGTTTATTTTAATGAAGGTAAACATTACACATGCTCAttgttaaaactttgaaagaGACTAATCCATCAACTAAAACtcaaacagttttttttttttttttatcttcggCATTcatcataaaatcaatttggattTAAGTATATTCTTTTACATATTGATTGTCAAAATCTCGTTTGGAATACGTTAATcggatttaaataaaaatttttaataatttaataactattttgtaacttttaaagttaaattatcaaaatataaattttgctAATAGTTTAAAAATCTTATGTATAGTTAACCCTTTTCATAAAATTAGGGTTAACTCACTCTGTCTAACAGGCTTGCATTAGGCCATCGTTCTCACATTGATATTTGAACATCTTTTTGTCCAAGGTAATTGTTgaattgagtaattattcttattTTGCAGTTTGAATATTTCTTTGTCTAACCTATGAACTTAACAATTGTTTCAATATTGGGACCTAAAATTTTTTTGGATCAAAAAGTTAATCcatgatatttctttaaaaagaaaattggataaaaaaaagttcaaacccCAATGTTAAATTAATTGCCAGGTTcagggaccaatttgaaaaaataattcaTGTCTCAACGCGGGAACAATTGACTAATTCATGCTTCAACGCGAGAACATTTGCCAAATCTAAGAACTAATTTAGacagaaaaaaaagtttaagtccTATAATAAgataattgtcaagttcaagctCCAAGTAATACATTAACCTGTGAAATTAATGtgtaaatatgttttaattttcaattttgtttattatttgcatcAGATTTGATAATAATTATGGTAGTTAGATTTGTTCATGGTCAAGTCGAGTTGAGATCCAAtactgaaaaaaataaatttgaagtcCGAACTTGGGTCTAGCTTGACTCAATCCTCTCGAATAACCCATTTCACTGTTTCAAGTCCAGGTCTGTGTACAAGGATTGaaccaacctttaaaaccaaCTGTTGGATTGATTTATAATCcttaaacaaatttatttatttgttttttttaacattaatttcattataagtttttataatatcTGATATTTTTGATACAATACCTAAAGTTACCTGTAACTCATTcccaactcttaaataaaaagataatatacTTCAACGCACttgaacccacatcctcctgcaCAGACAACAGTACCAAtactaatcgagttaagactcgaTCGGCAAATTTCTAATTATAGTTAATTTAGCAATTCAACAATGccttaaaattaaatgataattaatgaaattaatacAAAGTTTTAGTTAAAATTAAGATGATGGATGATGAAGAAAGCGACAAAGCAACTATCACTGTCCTAAAATCCACTTGCTCAAATTGCCAATAACAACAGTTGCATTCAAACAAACAATTACACCTTATGATGGAAAGATGGCAATAATAGTAATAACAGTTTTTCcagaacatttaaaaaaaaaattttgcacCGATTCGAAAAtataatgtaataaaatatttttacaccACAATACTCAAGCTCAagtaggggtgtgcataattcgggtaaaatcgaaaaaattcggttaaccgaccgaattcggttaatcggtcggttaaccgaattttttcggtcgggggtcggttaatttttttatgatttttcggttaacggttaattcggttcgaaaccggtcggttaataaataaaattatccaacccaacccaaactcaattacccaacccaataaaactaaaactaaagtttacccaattacccaatccaataaaactaaaactaaaagacaacccaatttactaaagtctaaaacccaatttactttaataatttataaattttttaaattttaaaaataaaaaataaaaaaaattcgggtatttttcggtaattcggttaattcggttaattcgggtaattcgggtaattcgggtaatttttaaccaaaaataaaaaatacataattttcggttaattcggttaaccgaccttattaaccgaaaaaatttcggttcggttaattttttttaaaaaaaatcggttcggttaacggttaaaatttttggaaggtcggttaattcggttatagtaatttcgggtcggttaaccgaatgaacacccctaagcTCAAGTGCCCCagaaatgaaatataataaataacaaaatttataattatctcgaaaaaatttaaaaaaattgcatcATCATACTCAAAGCTGAAGTGCTCCAAAagtgaaatataataaataataattttaatagttatcCCAAaagtattcaaaaaaaatttgggcACCATACTCAAGCCTAAGTACCccgaaaatgaaatataataaataataatttttatagttatcctgaaaattaaaaaaataagcatCACCGTACTCAAGCCCAAGTGCCTCAAaaaatgaaatgtaataaataattttagcACCATACTCAAGCACAAGTGCccccaaaataaaatataatacataataatttttacaattatcttggaaaaataaaaaaatttgggaaCCATACTCAAACTCAAATGCcctgaaaatgaaatataataaataattgttaCACCGTACTAAAGCCCAAGTGCCCCGaaattgaaatataataaataataattttatattatctcaaaaaattaaaaaatatttttgcacCACCATAATCAAGCCCAAATACCTCGaaaatgagatataataaataatattttttacagTTATCCcggaaaattaaaatatatatattttttggtgcACCATACTAAAGCCCAATTGCCCAAAAATTGAAtataataaatcatattttttacagttatcctgaaaatataaaaaatatttttggtgcACCATACAGTAGCTCAAAATGCCATGAacatgaaatataataaataatatttttcgtAGTTgtctcaaaaaattaaaataaatatttttgcatCACCATACTCAATCCTATATgcctaaaaatgaaatataaaaaataataatttttatagttatCCCGgaaaattaaatcatatttttgcacCACCGTACTAAAGCTCAAttgttttgaaaatgaaatataataaataataatttttacatttatcccataaaattaaatatatatattttttgtagcACCATACTCAAGTTCAAATCTCCCTAAAATGCAATatagtaaataatatttttttatatttatctcgaaaaatttaaaaaaatatttattttaccccATACTCGAACTCAAATGTctgaaaatataatataataaataataatttttacagctatccttgaaaataaaaaaaattacaacattATACTCAAGACAAAATGCAccaaaaatgaaatattattaataaataatttgtacATTTATCCcgaaattttaagaaatatttttgagCACTATACTAAATTCCAAGTGAtccaaaaatgaaatataataactaatattttttatagttaacccaaaaaattaaaaaaaatatttttgacgcGCTATACTCAAACACAAGTGccctaaaaatgaaatatattaaataataatttttataattatcttgaaaattttttaaaaaatattattgcaCCACTGTACTCAAACTTAAGTGCCTCggaaataaaatacaataaatatattagaaattttaaaatatattttgtggAAACCATAATAAAGTATAAGTGCCccgaaaataatatataatgcaaataattttatatttatcccctaaaattaaatttttttacagtATCGTACTCaaactcaagtgaccaaaaaataaaatgtaataaataataattttacagctatcctaaaaattttaagaaatatttttggGGACCATACTCAAGCTCAAGTGttcgaaaataaaatataataaaaataatttttatagttatctcggaaaattttaaaaaaaaattaggcacTATACGCAAGCCCAAGTGCCtcaaaaatgaaatattaaaaataatttttttaaagttatcttagaatatataaaaaaatatttttgcagCAACATACTCAAATCCAAGTGCtctgaaaatgaaatataataaataataaattttacagttatctcaaaaaattgaaaaatatttttgcaCGACAATTCTCTTGCCCAAGTGCCtcgaaaatgaaatataataaataatattttttacaattatccttaaaaaattaaaaaaatatcaccACCACACTCAAgcctaacgaaaatgaaatataacaaataataattagtaCAATTATGccgaaaagtttaaaaaattattttttgggcaCCATACTCAATCCTAAGTCtctaaaaatgaaatataataaatagttATTAATATAGTTAtcccaaaaattgaaaaaaaaatatttttgcacCACCAGATTCAAGCTCAACTgccccaaaaaaataaatataaaaaaataatttttataatgatctaggaaagttaaaaaaaattcttggGGCACCATGCTCTATTtataataggactaaattgaaaattttcatttttaggggTCAAAGCTCCTATTTGCCCCCCCTCAAATTCAATTTACTTCTCAATCTAActtataaggactaatttgtaacatTTGCatcttaattcgaagttaggtaGAGTGATGGATCCGGTTAAGAATTAGTGCAAAATTCTTA contains the following coding sequences:
- the LOC107927939 gene encoding polyadenylate-binding protein RBP47B, whose product is MQSTNGSDLSSKHQKQQPPPPPQPQQPQWMPNQWMGAMQYPAAAMAMMQQQQMMMMYPPHHYMAYNNPHFHYQQQYQQQQLHKQQQGSNSDEVKTIWVGDLLHWMDETYLHSFFSQSGEVSSIKIIRNKQTGQSEGYGFVEFSSRATAEKVLQSCNGSLMPNTEQPFHLNWASFGVNERRSDAGSDLSIFVGDLAADVTDTVLHETFSSKFQSVKGAKVVIDSNTGRSKGYGFVRFGDENERSRAMTEMNGVYCSSRPMRISVATPKKAFGYQQQYYSQGRQASNGAVEQGLHSHNDSNNATIFVGGLDSDVSDDDLRQPFSQFGEIISVKIPPGKGCGFVLFANRKDAEEAIQSLNGTTIGKQTVRLSWGRSIGNKQRRADSGNQWNGGYYRRQGYGGYGYGYGATPPSPGPSMYAAAAAVPSAS